The following are encoded in a window of Primulina eburnea isolate SZY01 chromosome 4, ASM2296580v1, whole genome shotgun sequence genomic DNA:
- the LOC140830145 gene encoding uncharacterized protein: protein MTVMEYISKFNDLGTYAPTIMLDETLKMHQFKKGLNSRIQSALAVFKPNSFADLMGAAMSAKTDVKRREEENKNKRPMSSGSFKGNSGSAGNTDGKWCDTCRRKHVGECYQKTCTCFKCGKVGHRIKDFPDNKEKGVGPSKQHKNKTNARVYAITQEEADNTNEVVAGTILLNKMPAYTLFDFGATHSFVSRRFAKKLKLEHDILNEPLRVATPASKAIETHKVYRNSKNHAIVDCQKKDIRLQTSTVEEVIYHGKPKERKSLLSASQAWKAMKGGEDIYLAVINEFKKEEFPKFEDIPIVQEFPDVFPEELTGDIHDSRI from the exons ATGACCGTGATGGAATATATTTCAAAGTTTAATGACTTGGGAACCTATGCCCCAACGATCATGTTAGATGAAACGTTAAAAATGCATCAATTCAAGAAGGGACTCAACAGTCGAATTCAGTCAGCATTGGCAGTATTCAAGCCAAACAGCTTTGCGGATTTGATGGGCGCTGCAATGAGCGCAAAAACTGATGTCAAGCGACGCGAGGAAGAAAACAAGAACAAAAGACCGATGAGCA GTGGGTCTTTCAAAGGAAATTCTGGCAGTGCTGGCAACACCGATGGAAAGTGGTGCGATACATGTCGACGGAAGCATGTTGGAGAATGTTATCAGAAGACATGCACTTGTTTTAAGTGCGGAAAAGTGGGTCATAGAATTAAAGATTTTCCGGACAACAAGGAAAAAGGTGTGGGACCCAGCAAGCAACATAAAAACAAGACTAATGCTCGGGTTTATGCAATAACCCAAGAGGAAGCTGATAATACCAACGAAGTGGTAGCAGGTAccatcttactcaataaaatgccTGCATATACTTTGTTTGATTTTGGTGCTACACATTCATTTGTGTCTAGAAGATTTGCTAAGAAGCTTAAACTTGAACATGATATTCTTAATGAACCGTTAAGAGTAGCAACACCTGCCAGCAAAGCAATTGAAACCCACAAGGTTTATCGAAACT CTAAAAACCATGCCATAGTGGACTGTCAAAAGAAAGATATTAGACTTCAGACTTCGACTGTGGAGGAAGTCATATATCACGGGAAACCCAAAGAACGAAAATCTCTACTATCTGCCTCACAAGCCTGGAAAGCCATGAAAGGAGGTGAAGATATTTATCTGGCAGTAATCAATGAATTCAAAAAGGAAGAATTCCCGAAGTTCgaagatattccaattgttcaagaatttccagatgtttttcccgaggaatTAACGGGTGATATACATGATagtagaatttga